A window from Populus trichocarpa isolate Nisqually-1 chromosome 3, P.trichocarpa_v4.1, whole genome shotgun sequence encodes these proteins:
- the LOC7471645 gene encoding RING-H2 finger protein ATL22 isoform X1, with protein MRKIFLCDLYRGEIRTSQTVVSSLLQTMDAFMFFTLFSSMFLTINAFESKCPMVKCSHGGPDIRFPFRALGQQPQHCGNPGFELVCRDNTTMIHFPTYGPLVVKSISYDIRKLSLLDPKSCVHEVFLNLNLSGTPFQYYYLLKNFIYLNCSTRLSPSFDEVSCLSGSRHHVYTVESSLPIPVSCRPLKAIPIPFSYSPYLADNSFGLELTWSMPGRKDFEEQVGSCVFQSKAGPKSGCPNITLDKGFSIVHVLSGEAVSMILNILLCIFVVTTMMISIKICNSKKVDEQTENENLL; from the exons ATGCGCAAGATCTTTCTATGTGACTTGTATAGGGGAGAAATCAGAACCAGCCAAACTGTTGTGTCTTCGTTATTACAAACAATGGATGCTTTTATGTTCTTTactctcttctcctccatgttTCTAACCATAAATGCTTTTGAATCCAAATGTCCAATGGTTAAGTGCAGTCACGGCGGTCCTGATATCCGTTTCCCATTCCGAGCATTAGGCCAACAACCCCAGCACTGTGGTAATCCTGGTTTCGAACTTGTTTGCAGAGATAACACCACCATGATTCATTTCCCAACTTATGGACCCTTAGTTGTGAAATCCATCTCTTATGATATCAGAAAACTCAGTCTTCTTGACCCCAAAAGTTGTGTCCATGAAGTCTTTCTTAATCTTAACCTCTCCGGTACACCTTTCCAGTATTACTATCTTTTGAAGAACTTTATATACCTCAATTGCTCAACCAGGCTTTCGCCTTCTTTCGATGAGGTTTCATGTTTGAGTGGTTCCAGACATCATGTTTACACAGTCGAATCTTCGTTGCCCATTCCAGTTTCTTGCAGACCATTGAAAGCTATTCCCATTCCATTTTCATACAGTCCTTATCTTGCTGATAATAGTTTTGGCCTTGAATTAACTTGGAGTATGCCTGGGCGCAAAGATTTTGAAGAACAAGTAGGCTCATGTGTGTTCCAGTCCAAAGCAGGACCTAAATCAGGCTGTCCCAACATAACACTGGATAAAG GTTTTTCAATTGTGCATGTATTGTCAGGTGAAGCTGTGTCTATGATCTTGAACATTCTGCTATGTATTTTTGTGGTGACAACAATGATGATAAGCATAAAAATCTGTAACTCGAAGAAGGTTGATGAACAGACAGAAAATGAGAATCTACTGTAG
- the LOC7471645 gene encoding RING-H2 finger protein ATL22 isoform X2 yields the protein MIHFPTYGPLVVKSISYDIRKLSLLDPKSCVHEVFLNLNLSGTPFQYYYLLKNFIYLNCSTRLSPSFDEVSCLSGSRHHVYTVESSLPIPVSCRPLKAIPIPFSYSPYLADNSFGLELTWSMPGRKDFEEQVGSCVFQSKAGPKSGCPNITLDKGFSIVHVLSGEAVSMILNILLCIFVVTTMMISIKICNSKKVDEQTENENLL from the exons ATGATTCATTTCCCAACTTATGGACCCTTAGTTGTGAAATCCATCTCTTATGATATCAGAAAACTCAGTCTTCTTGACCCCAAAAGTTGTGTCCATGAAGTCTTTCTTAATCTTAACCTCTCCGGTACACCTTTCCAGTATTACTATCTTTTGAAGAACTTTATATACCTCAATTGCTCAACCAGGCTTTCGCCTTCTTTCGATGAGGTTTCATGTTTGAGTGGTTCCAGACATCATGTTTACACAGTCGAATCTTCGTTGCCCATTCCAGTTTCTTGCAGACCATTGAAAGCTATTCCCATTCCATTTTCATACAGTCCTTATCTTGCTGATAATAGTTTTGGCCTTGAATTAACTTGGAGTATGCCTGGGCGCAAAGATTTTGAAGAACAAGTAGGCTCATGTGTGTTCCAGTCCAAAGCAGGACCTAAATCAGGCTGTCCCAACATAACACTGGATAAAG GTTTTTCAATTGTGCATGTATTGTCAGGTGAAGCTGTGTCTATGATCTTGAACATTCTGCTATGTATTTTTGTGGTGACAACAATGATGATAAGCATAAAAATCTGTAACTCGAAGAAGGTTGATGAACAGACAGAAAATGAGAATCTACTGTAG